The proteins below are encoded in one region of Mycobacterium sp. 3519A:
- a CDS encoding cytochrome P450 — protein sequence MPDARVGRRPPGPNIVELGWLSLRHAADPFALLPQIASRYGDVVDLPVPMLGSTTTLLSHPDHVEHIFVRDHSRYHRHHLTSQLVPGEPDVLPVLEGEEWRRWRRPLNPHFGEEALAARSRSMAAAVSAGMDAWAPYTTSGQWIDLEHELGAVVMDALLRSMFSTVLDPETLGRYVDAARDLGKYTIGRALMSAFPRFLPRPFQRRGEAAQRTFLGELDKLIVRRQAEGPRDVPDILDALMGMTFDGCPQMAYRRLRTELSSLVFAGFETTAESVSWCLALLHDNTSALAKAYAEVDALAGAPIEYATLAQLPFVRACFDEALRTEAPPGILRTAAEDDTIDGYHIPKGSHVLVSPFGLHRDSRFWSRPEEFEPSRFLTGKINRNAYIPFGIGPRKCLGWRLAYIDGLMTLAAVLQRYTIEIRPGWKPKPTLRISTGLVDGFPVCLTTR from the coding sequence ATGCCTGACGCGCGAGTCGGTCGACGTCCGCCCGGCCCCAACATCGTTGAGCTGGGCTGGCTGTCGCTACGGCACGCGGCCGACCCGTTCGCACTGCTGCCGCAGATCGCGAGTCGATACGGGGACGTGGTGGACCTCCCGGTGCCGATGCTGGGCTCGACGACCACGCTGCTCAGCCATCCCGATCACGTCGAGCACATCTTCGTCCGCGACCACAGCCGTTATCACCGGCATCATCTGACCAGTCAGTTGGTGCCGGGGGAGCCCGACGTGTTGCCGGTGCTCGAAGGCGAGGAATGGCGACGCTGGCGCCGACCGCTGAACCCGCATTTCGGGGAGGAGGCGCTGGCGGCCAGAAGCCGCTCGATGGCCGCCGCGGTGTCGGCCGGGATGGACGCGTGGGCTCCATACACGACGTCCGGCCAGTGGATCGACCTCGAACACGAACTCGGCGCCGTGGTCATGGACGCGCTGCTGCGGTCGATGTTCAGCACTGTGCTTGACCCAGAGACATTGGGCCGCTACGTCGATGCCGCGCGAGACCTTGGCAAGTACACCATCGGCAGGGCCTTGATGTCGGCCTTCCCGCGCTTCCTGCCCCGCCCCTTCCAGAGGCGCGGTGAGGCGGCGCAGCGGACGTTCCTCGGCGAGCTCGACAAACTGATCGTCCGGCGACAGGCCGAGGGCCCCCGCGACGTGCCCGACATCCTGGACGCCCTGATGGGGATGACGTTCGACGGATGTCCTCAGATGGCCTACCGCAGGCTGCGCACAGAGCTTTCGTCGCTGGTCTTCGCCGGCTTCGAGACGACTGCGGAATCGGTGTCGTGGTGTTTGGCGTTGCTGCACGACAATACGTCTGCGCTTGCCAAGGCGTACGCGGAGGTGGATGCCCTGGCCGGCGCGCCGATCGAGTACGCCACCCTCGCTCAGCTGCCGTTCGTGCGCGCATGTTTCGATGAGGCCCTGCGAACCGAGGCTCCGCCCGGAATCCTGCGCACGGCCGCCGAGGACGACACCATCGACGGCTATCACATTCCGAAGGGCTCCCACGTCCTGGTCTCGCCGTTCGGTCTGCATCGTGACTCGCGATTCTGGAGTCGCCCAGAAGAATTCGAGCCAAGCCGGTTTCTGACCGGGAAGATCAACCGCAACGCCTACATTCCGTTCGGCATCGGCCCGCGCAAATGCCTGGGCTGGCGACTGGCCTACATCGACGGCCTGATGACGTTGGCTGCGGTCCTGCAGCGCTACACCATCGAGATTCGACCCGGCTGGAAACCCAAACCGACGCTGCGGATATCCACCGGACTGGTCGACGGGTTCCCCGTGTGTCTGACGACTCGCTGA
- a CDS encoding MCE family protein: MLTRFVRNQLIIFTIASVIGIAVMVFSYMQLPTLLGVGRLTVTLQLPAAGGLYRFSNVTYRGVQIGEVTSVRLTETGAEATMRLARSPKIPSDLQADVLSVSAVGEQYVDLRPRTDSGPYLHDGSVIPVQDTTIPQQVGPMLDQVSQLVASIPKDRLSDLLDESFKGFNGAGEDFQSLLDSSSKLTGDINGVSDQSRRLIEDSGPLLDSQAETTDSIRTWARSLSGITEQVAQNDPDIRAILQNGPGFASEVSNLLNQIKPTLPVLLANLNTLGQIFVTYNPGLEQLLVLLPATIAMEQSFGKMKNNPEGLPLSDFAITIGDPPVCTVGYLPPSQWRSPADRTTLDTPDGLYCKLPQDSPIAVRGARNYPCAGHPGKRAPTVELCNDPKGFQPLAMRPHALGPYPLDPNLISQGVPVDDRVDFNDRIFAPTEGTPLPPGVGPPENPDPLTAPIAPSPVAPPPPPGNSLNGEPIPPADAAPAPPSEPAPVPTGPLPGPAPDGAIPAAPSAFDGGRAAGPSVAVAHYDPNTGRYMTPDGRLEQLANVGAKADPKSWKDLMPT, translated from the coding sequence ATGCTGACCCGTTTCGTCCGAAATCAGTTGATCATCTTCACGATCGCTTCCGTCATTGGCATCGCCGTGATGGTGTTCAGCTACATGCAACTGCCCACCCTGTTGGGGGTGGGCCGGTTGACCGTGACGTTGCAGTTGCCCGCAGCGGGCGGGTTGTACCGCTTCAGCAACGTGACCTACCGAGGCGTTCAGATCGGCGAGGTCACGTCGGTGCGGTTGACCGAGACCGGAGCCGAGGCGACGATGCGGCTCGCCAGGTCGCCGAAGATCCCTTCCGATCTTCAGGCTGACGTTCTCAGTGTCTCGGCAGTGGGTGAGCAGTACGTCGATCTGCGGCCCCGCACCGACTCCGGGCCCTACCTGCATGACGGTTCGGTGATTCCGGTGCAGGACACCACGATTCCGCAACAAGTCGGGCCGATGCTGGACCAGGTGAGCCAGTTGGTGGCCAGCATTCCCAAGGACAGGCTCTCCGACCTGCTCGACGAGTCGTTCAAGGGTTTCAATGGCGCGGGGGAGGATTTCCAGTCCCTGCTCGACTCGTCGTCGAAGCTGACCGGTGACATCAACGGCGTGTCCGACCAGAGCCGTCGGCTGATCGAAGACAGTGGGCCGCTGCTGGATTCGCAGGCGGAAACCACCGACTCGATTCGGACGTGGGCGCGCAGCCTGTCCGGAATCACCGAGCAGGTGGCGCAGAACGACCCCGACATTCGGGCGATCCTGCAGAACGGTCCCGGGTTCGCAAGCGAAGTGTCGAATCTGCTGAATCAAATCAAGCCGACGTTGCCGGTGCTGCTGGCGAACCTGAACACCCTCGGACAGATCTTCGTCACCTACAACCCAGGGCTGGAACAGCTGTTGGTGTTGTTGCCCGCCACCATTGCCATGGAGCAATCGTTCGGCAAGATGAAGAACAACCCCGAGGGCCTGCCCCTGAGCGACTTCGCCATCACCATCGGCGATCCGCCGGTGTGCACAGTTGGTTATCTGCCGCCCTCGCAATGGCGTTCGCCCGCTGACCGGACAACTCTCGACACACCGGACGGGTTGTACTGCAAGTTGCCGCAGGACTCACCGATCGCCGTCCGCGGCGCGCGTAACTACCCCTGCGCGGGGCATCCCGGAAAGCGCGCTCCCACGGTCGAACTCTGCAACGATCCGAAGGGCTTCCAGCCGTTGGCGATGCGCCCGCATGCACTCGGGCCCTACCCGCTGGACCCGAACCTGATTTCTCAAGGTGTGCCGGTAGACGATCGGGTGGACTTCAACGACCGGATCTTCGCGCCGACGGAGGGCACGCCCTTGCCTCCTGGTGTCGGTCCGCCGGAGAACCCTGATCCGCTGACGGCGCCGATCGCGCCGTCGCCCGTGGCGCCGCCGCCACCTCCTGGCAACTCGCTCAACGGCGAGCCGATACCGCCCGCCGACGCCGCGCCCGCCCCGCCGTCCGAGCCGGCACCGGTGCCGACGGGGCCGCTGCCGGGCCCTGCGCCCGACGGTGCGATCCCTGCTGCGCCAAGCGCATTCGACGGCGGCCGCGCTGCAGGCCCCTCGGTGGCTGTCGCGCATTATGACCCGAACACGGGCCGTTATATGACCCCGGACGGCCGACTCGAGCAGTTGGCGAACGTGGGCGCGAAGGCAGACCCCAAGTCGTGGAAGGACTTGATGCCGACGTAG
- a CDS encoding cytochrome P450 encodes MDSQVVTPDSLPPGPRLPVAVQTAAYITRPWEFMARSAARYGDMFTLRLVSEPPWVMVSHPDAVKEIFTGPPELLHAGEGKQILVPALGTNSVLLLDGEAHRQQRRLLMPPFRGNHLTSYAESMTAVTKAEIARWPRRTPVRLHPLMQTLTLEIILRTVFGLSEGTRLDALRAAMTRIFVRTTGVATQLFLVALGPRRIRATLTRRLLRGVDRLLYAEIAERRRAGHIGERADVLSALLAARHEDGMPMSDVEIRDELMTLLLAGHETTATALSWAVERLVRHPAHHARLKDELASGQTEFLAAVVKETLRLRPVISLVSRRLKAPMRINGVQLPAGVDVVPSIYLMHRRPEIYPEPERFSPERFIGKRTGTYTYIPFGGGIRRCLGEAFAENEMRVVLAALFGDCTVRATTDRSERVRRGGISPVPDRGATVVLD; translated from the coding sequence GTGGATAGCCAAGTGGTGACGCCCGATTCACTGCCGCCGGGTCCCCGGCTACCGGTCGCTGTTCAGACCGCCGCGTACATCACCAGGCCGTGGGAATTCATGGCAAGGTCGGCGGCCCGTTATGGCGACATGTTCACCCTGCGGCTCGTCAGTGAGCCGCCCTGGGTGATGGTCTCGCACCCGGACGCGGTCAAAGAGATCTTCACGGGTCCGCCCGAACTGCTCCACGCAGGCGAGGGTAAGCAGATCCTGGTGCCTGCACTCGGCACGAATTCGGTGTTGCTGCTCGACGGTGAGGCACACCGACAACAGCGCCGGTTGTTGATGCCGCCCTTCCGCGGCAACCACTTGACCTCCTACGCCGAGTCGATGACCGCTGTCACCAAGGCCGAGATCGCTCGATGGCCGCGGCGGACCCCGGTGCGCCTGCACCCGCTGATGCAGACGTTGACGCTGGAGATCATCCTTCGCACCGTGTTCGGGCTCAGTGAGGGCACGCGACTGGATGCGCTGCGCGCGGCAATGACACGAATCTTCGTCAGGACAACGGGTGTCGCGACTCAGCTGTTCCTGGTGGCGCTGGGACCCCGGCGGATCAGGGCCACACTCACCCGCAGGTTGCTTCGTGGTGTCGATCGTCTGCTCTACGCCGAGATCGCCGAGCGGCGACGCGCAGGCCACATCGGCGAGCGCGCCGACGTGCTGTCAGCCCTGTTGGCGGCCCGGCACGAGGACGGCATGCCGATGAGCGACGTCGAGATCCGCGACGAGCTGATGACCCTGCTGCTGGCGGGACACGAAACCACGGCGACCGCGCTGTCATGGGCGGTCGAGCGATTGGTGCGCCACCCCGCCCATCACGCCCGCCTAAAGGACGAATTGGCAAGCGGACAAACAGAATTCCTGGCCGCGGTAGTCAAAGAGACCTTGCGTCTTCGGCCGGTGATCTCGCTGGTGTCCCGGCGGCTCAAGGCGCCCATGCGCATCAACGGTGTGCAATTGCCCGCAGGCGTTGATGTGGTGCCGTCCATCTATCTGATGCACCGCCGGCCGGAGATCTATCCCGAACCCGAGCGGTTCTCCCCGGAGCGCTTCATCGGGAAGCGAACCGGCACCTACACGTATATTCCGTTCGGTGGCGGCATCCGCCGTTGTCTCGGTGAAGCATTCGCCGAAAACGAGATGCGTGTGGTGCTGGCTGCCCTGTTCGGCGACTGCACGGTGCGGGCCACCACAGACCGGTCCGAGCGAGTGCGCAGGGGCGGAATCAGCCCCGTGCCCGACCGCGGTGCCACGGTGGTGCTGGACTAG
- a CDS encoding Rieske 2Fe-2S domain-containing protein, with protein sequence MQQVREIETGSLPTRFARGWHCLGLARDFLDGKPHAVEAFGTKLVVFQDSQGAPRVLDAYCRHMGGDLSRGSVKGDSIACPFHDWRWDGDGRCALVPYSKRVPKLARTRSWITCQQNHLLFVWHDPEGSPPPDDVAIPRIDEVFSDQWTDWTVKRWLIENSHSREIVDNVADTAHFFYVHDGFPTYFKNVFEGHTATQYLTNRGRPDTDLGPAFANSILNSESSYYGPAYVVTFLHNNYSGYRTEAILIAFHYPVTHDSFMLHNAVAVQKPQGLDPDTTDKLARMVAEGVTAGFEQDVEIFKSKAKIDNPLLCDDDGPIYQLRRWYEQFYVDVADVTPEMTDRFECEVDTSYPTQIWTREVEENMARESASATAPSTVR encoded by the coding sequence ATGCAGCAGGTTCGTGAGATCGAGACGGGTTCGCTCCCGACGCGCTTCGCTCGGGGTTGGCATTGTCTGGGCCTGGCGCGGGACTTCCTCGACGGAAAGCCGCATGCCGTCGAGGCGTTCGGAACCAAATTGGTTGTCTTCCAAGACAGCCAGGGAGCACCGCGTGTCCTCGACGCGTATTGCAGGCACATGGGCGGTGACCTGAGCCGCGGTTCTGTCAAAGGTGATTCGATCGCGTGCCCGTTTCACGATTGGCGCTGGGACGGCGACGGGCGGTGTGCACTGGTGCCGTATTCGAAACGGGTCCCCAAACTCGCGCGCACCCGTTCGTGGATCACGTGTCAACAGAATCACCTGCTGTTCGTCTGGCATGACCCGGAAGGCAGTCCGCCGCCGGACGACGTCGCCATTCCGCGTATCGACGAAGTGTTCAGCGACCAGTGGACCGACTGGACCGTGAAGCGCTGGCTCATCGAGAATTCACACAGCAGGGAAATCGTCGACAATGTGGCCGACACCGCTCACTTCTTCTATGTGCACGACGGCTTTCCGACCTACTTCAAAAACGTGTTCGAGGGCCATACTGCGACGCAGTATCTGACCAACCGCGGCAGGCCCGACACCGACCTGGGCCCGGCGTTCGCGAACTCGATCCTGAATTCCGAATCGTCGTATTACGGCCCGGCTTACGTGGTCACCTTCCTGCACAACAACTACAGCGGCTATCGCACCGAAGCGATCCTGATCGCCTTTCACTACCCGGTGACCCACGACTCGTTCATGCTTCACAACGCGGTGGCCGTGCAGAAGCCGCAGGGTCTGGATCCCGACACCACCGACAAGCTTGCGCGGATGGTCGCGGAAGGGGTGACGGCCGGCTTCGAACAGGATGTCGAGATCTTCAAGAGCAAGGCCAAGATCGACAACCCTCTGCTATGTGACGACGACGGCCCGATCTATCAACTGCGGCGTTGGTATGAGCAGTTCTACGTCGACGTCGCCGATGTCACACCGGAGATGACGGACCGGTTCGAGTGCGAGGTGGACACTTCCTATCCGACTCAGATCTGGACCCGAGAAGTGGAAGAGAACATGGCGCGGGAGTCCGCGAGTGCCACAGCACCGTCCACGGTGCGCTGA
- a CDS encoding Coq4 family protein, which produces MQRTDRSEYRNPDGIVPDRRSWRTIIAGWRGLTVTGKPMYEYFYLASLEISIPSIPRQFYQVRAHPHGRNIIRDKPDLMALLRDEAYLASLPAGTLGHAYRCFLALNRLDADVFDEAKVVRPHAEARNWHEDYYYFLMRCNAMHDLSHVVTGYGPDLAGEITGIGFQCGQMEPAGPLEKLGYAAAVSLPGGSLRHKLRVFRQAVERGRRADKLTAAPWEQLLDKPLDEVRAQLGVAPTHEAHPDGLWFTAWTPPGMRPPTRWDYDAILAKEHA; this is translated from the coding sequence ATGCAGCGCACTGACCGCTCCGAATACCGCAATCCCGACGGCATCGTTCCCGACCGACGGTCATGGCGAACGATCATCGCAGGCTGGCGCGGCCTGACCGTCACCGGTAAACCCATGTACGAGTACTTCTATCTCGCTTCGCTGGAGATCTCGATACCGTCGATCCCACGCCAGTTCTATCAAGTGCGTGCTCACCCCCACGGCCGCAACATCATTCGCGACAAACCCGACCTGATGGCATTACTGCGCGATGAGGCGTATCTGGCGTCGCTGCCCGCAGGCACATTGGGGCACGCATACCGCTGCTTCCTCGCCCTCAACCGTCTCGATGCCGATGTGTTCGACGAGGCGAAGGTGGTTCGGCCACACGCCGAGGCGCGTAATTGGCACGAGGACTACTACTACTTCTTGATGCGGTGCAACGCGATGCACGATCTCTCCCACGTCGTCACCGGATACGGACCCGACCTGGCCGGCGAGATCACCGGAATCGGTTTCCAGTGTGGCCAAATGGAACCCGCAGGGCCGTTGGAGAAGCTGGGGTATGCCGCGGCGGTGAGCCTGCCGGGTGGTTCGCTACGGCACAAGTTGCGCGTCTTCCGGCAGGCCGTCGAAAGAGGCAGGCGCGCGGACAAGCTCACAGCGGCGCCATGGGAACAGCTACTCGACAAACCGCTCGACGAAGTCAGGGCTCAACTGGGGGTGGCCCCGACACACGAGGCACATCCCGACGGCCTCTGGTTCACCGCGTGGACGCCGCCCGGGATGCGGCCACCGACCCGGTGGGACTACGACGCGATCCTGGCCAAGGAACATGCCTGA
- a CDS encoding wax ester/triacylglycerol synthase family O-acyltransferase, which yields MKVHRLGGFDATLLLFESPSQPMHACSLAELDVSTMPGGYSFEAFREMLAVRTRALPEFRAKVVDSRLNLGTPVWAEDPNFDIDNHVHRLDLPAPGGQRELCDIAGRLASEPLDRSRPLWDMWVLEGVSGVEPKVSGRIAVVIRTHHVFADGLTSGDLWAKLYASDTDAPATSPVDGFGDISPQRLAVDGLLRFAARPWFLLTRLIVPTLVALARTVGRAVRGRAMSAPFLAPRIPFNGDVSERRNVAYARLDLRDVKTVKNTFGVKVNDVLLAVVSGAVRQFLESRGALPDRALVALIPVAVQDGREGLRNQFAPMWSSLHTDLEDPVGRLKAIAESSSVAKEHSSAIGTTLLADWAHCAPSLPPAIMRLYAWSGLSKRLPVYSVSLSNVRGDQQQILGAHVIANYPFGPVMNGAGLNITAASLNGNIDCGLVSCPELLPDLWEVADAMPVALKELLNAAH from the coding sequence GTGAAGGTGCACCGACTCGGTGGCTTCGATGCGACGCTGCTGCTGTTCGAGAGCCCATCGCAGCCGATGCACGCGTGCTCGCTGGCCGAACTGGACGTCTCGACCATGCCGGGCGGATACAGCTTCGAGGCCTTCCGGGAGATGCTCGCTGTGCGTACCCGCGCACTTCCGGAGTTCCGCGCGAAGGTGGTCGACAGCCGGCTCAACCTGGGCACCCCGGTGTGGGCGGAGGACCCGAATTTCGATATCGACAACCACGTGCATCGCCTCGACCTGCCCGCGCCGGGCGGTCAGCGCGAATTGTGCGATATCGCAGGGCGTCTGGCATCCGAACCGCTCGATCGCAGCCGACCCCTCTGGGACATGTGGGTGCTCGAGGGGGTTTCGGGTGTCGAGCCGAAGGTCAGCGGCCGCATCGCGGTGGTCATCAGGACACATCACGTTTTCGCCGACGGGCTGACCAGCGGTGACCTGTGGGCCAAGTTGTATGCCAGTGACACCGACGCTCCCGCGACGTCTCCTGTCGACGGTTTCGGCGATATCTCACCGCAACGCCTGGCGGTCGACGGACTGCTGCGCTTCGCGGCTCGACCGTGGTTCCTACTGACCAGGCTCATCGTCCCTACCCTCGTGGCGCTGGCGCGGACGGTGGGGCGCGCCGTGCGCGGCCGAGCCATGTCGGCCCCGTTCCTCGCACCACGAATTCCGTTCAACGGCGACGTCAGCGAACGCCGCAACGTCGCCTACGCCAGGCTCGACCTGCGCGACGTCAAGACGGTCAAGAACACATTCGGGGTGAAGGTCAACGATGTGCTGCTGGCTGTGGTGTCGGGTGCGGTCAGGCAGTTCCTGGAATCGCGCGGCGCGCTGCCCGACAGGGCTTTGGTGGCGTTGATCCCGGTGGCGGTGCAGGACGGCAGGGAGGGACTTCGCAATCAGTTCGCGCCGATGTGGTCGAGTTTGCACACCGATCTGGAAGACCCGGTGGGACGGCTCAAAGCCATCGCCGAATCCAGTTCGGTTGCCAAAGAACACAGTTCGGCGATCGGCACCACGTTGCTCGCCGATTGGGCGCATTGCGCACCGTCGCTGCCGCCTGCCATCATGCGGCTGTACGCGTGGTCGGGGCTGAGCAAGCGCCTGCCCGTCTACAGCGTGTCGCTGTCGAATGTGCGGGGAGACCAACAGCAGATCCTCGGCGCGCACGTCATCGCGAACTATCCATTCGGACCGGTGATGAACGGAGCCGGACTCAACATCACCGCGGCATCGCTCAACGGCAACATCGACTGCGGCCTGGTCTCCTGTCCGGAACTGCTGCCGGACCTGTGGGAGGTGGCAGACGCCATGCCCGTCGCGCTGAAGGAGTTGTTGAATGCAGCGCACTGA
- a CDS encoding cytochrome P450 — MAVAAQLPFEQGHPLQVAPRLRELQAAGPIHRVRTGVGHEGWLVTRHADVRRLLDDDRLGRGHPEPENAARLGESLLFGGPIGNFDTEDTDTARMRELLQPHFAPKHMRAMQPRIEAMTAQLLDEMAEQGPQADLHTALAVPLPIQVICELLGVPYQDREQFRSWADDAADTRDRTRSEQGMMQLFGYGLQLVAAKRQEPGDDVISRLCATEGVEDLEVAGLTMALLFAGHETTVIQIGLAAMLLLANPAQWQALVDQPSLIPNAIEETLRAARTGGFPVPRYARRDFDIDDVTVKAGDLVLLDLGAGNLDPAAYPDPDRLDVTRSASGHLALGYGARYCLGAPLARIELQTVFTQLVSRFPTLRLAVDVSELTLPRDALAGGITELPVRW; from the coding sequence ATGGCCGTTGCGGCGCAACTGCCTTTCGAGCAAGGACATCCGCTGCAAGTCGCACCGCGACTTCGCGAGCTTCAGGCCGCAGGGCCGATCCATCGGGTGCGCACCGGCGTCGGCCACGAGGGATGGCTCGTCACCCGGCACGCTGACGTGCGACGCCTGCTCGACGACGACCGGCTTGGTCGAGGCCACCCCGAACCGGAGAACGCGGCAAGACTGGGTGAATCGTTGTTGTTCGGCGGTCCGATAGGCAATTTCGACACCGAGGACACCGACACCGCACGCATGCGCGAACTCCTGCAACCGCACTTCGCGCCCAAGCACATGCGCGCAATGCAGCCCCGGATCGAGGCGATGACGGCGCAACTGCTCGACGAGATGGCCGAGCAGGGACCGCAGGCAGATCTGCACACCGCGCTGGCCGTTCCCTTGCCGATACAGGTCATCTGCGAACTGCTCGGGGTGCCCTACCAGGATCGTGAGCAGTTCCGCAGTTGGGCCGACGACGCCGCGGACACCCGCGACCGAACCCGTTCGGAACAGGGCATGATGCAGTTGTTCGGTTACGGCCTGCAGCTTGTCGCGGCGAAACGCCAGGAACCGGGTGACGACGTCATCTCTCGGCTGTGCGCAACCGAGGGTGTCGAAGACCTCGAGGTGGCCGGTTTGACGATGGCTCTGCTCTTCGCAGGCCACGAGACGACGGTGATCCAAATCGGCCTTGCCGCAATGCTGTTGCTGGCGAACCCTGCGCAGTGGCAGGCACTCGTCGATCAACCCTCGCTGATCCCCAACGCGATCGAGGAGACCCTGCGGGCCGCCCGCACCGGAGGCTTCCCGGTGCCACGCTATGCCCGCCGCGACTTCGACATCGACGACGTCACCGTCAAGGCGGGTGATCTCGTCCTTCTCGATCTCGGCGCAGGTAACCTCGACCCGGCCGCCTATCCGGATCCCGACCGGCTGGATGTAACACGTTCCGCGTCAGGTCATCTCGCCTTGGGGTACGGCGCCAGGTACTGTCTCGGCGCGCCACTGGCCCGCATCGAACTCCAGACCGTGTTCACACAACTGGTGTCCCGGTTCCCGACGCTGCGACTGGCGGTCGACGTGTCAGAACTGACGCTACCGCGGGACGCATTGGCGGGCGGAATCACCGAACTGCCGGTGCGCTGGTGA